From Triticum urartu cultivar G1812 chromosome 2, Tu2.1, whole genome shotgun sequence, a single genomic window includes:
- the LOC125538422 gene encoding D-galacturonate reductase-like, protein MASPSGSSRSSKIPEFPAGSGGRPVPALGIGTASFPFVAEDVKNAVLAALELGYRHLDTASVYPSEHLVGEAVAEAARRGVIASREEVFVTTKVWCTQCHPDLVLPSLKESLQNLQMEYVDLYLVHWPMSVKPSKPHFPMKREDIVQMDLKGVWQAMEECHRLGLAKMIGVSNFTTKKLQELLAIAEIPPAVNQVELNPAWQQKKLIEFCKEKGIHVTAYSPLGGQSRTSKINAVLQSEILKEIAEARGKSIAQISLRWIFEQGASMVAKSMKKERLQENLEIFDWELTDEDRFKITQIPQYKKVTVLAILCPEGVPGVDLSEVDVVET, encoded by the exons ATGGCGTCGCCTAGcggcagcagccgctcctccaaAATCCCGGAGTTCCCGGCGGGTTCCGGCGGCCGGCCGGTGCCGGCCCTGGGGATCGGCACGGCGTCGTTCCCGTTCGTGGCAGAGGACGTCAAGAACGCCGTGCTCGCCGCATTGGAGCTCGGCTACCGCCACCTCGACACGGCCTCGGTTTACCCCTCCGAGCACCTCGTCGGCGAGGCAGTggcggaggcggcgcggcgcggggtcATAGCGTCCCGCGAGGAGGTGTTCGTGACGACCAAGGTGTGGTGCACGCAGTGCCACCCGGATCTCGTGCTCCCTTCCCTCAAGGAAAGCTTGCA AAACCTTCAAATGGAATATGTTGATTTGTACTTGGTCCACTGGCCTATGAGCGTAAAGCCCAGCAAACCACACTTCCCAATGAAAAGGGAAGACATCGTACAGATGGACTTGAAAGGTGTATGGCAGGCAATGGAGGAATGTCATCGCCTTGGCCTTGCTAAAATGATTGGTGTTAGCAATTTCACAACGAAGAAATTGCAGGAGCTACTTGCAATTGCAGAAATCCCCCCAGCAGTGAATCAG GTTGAGTTGAATCCAGCTTGGCAGCAGAAAAAACTGATTGAATTCTGCAAAGAGAAAGGAATTCATGTGACTGCTTATTCTCCCCTGGGAGGCCAAAGCAGGACATCCAAAATCAATGCCGTGCTACAGTCTGAAATTCTGAAAGAGATTGCCGAAGCTAGAGGAAAATCCATAGCTCAG ATCTCACTGAGATGGATCTTCGAGCAAGGAGCGAGCATGGTAGCCAAGAGTATGAaaaaggagaggcttcaggagaACCTCGAAATCTTTGACTGGGAACTGACCGACGAAGACCGGTTCAAGATTACCCAGATACCGCAGTACAAGAAGGTCACGGTGTTGGCGATCCTCTGCCCTGAAGGTGTCCCTGGCGTCGATCTTTCAGAGGTTGATGTTGTTGAAACGTAG
- the LOC125538423 gene encoding deoxymugineic acid synthase 1-D-like: MASTTAAVPEVALRSGGARPMPAIGMGTATFPVVPETTVKAVLEAVEVGYRHFDTAAMYATERPLGEALAEAVRRGLLASREEVFVTSKLWCTQCHPHLVLPSLRESLQNLQMEYVDLYLIHWPISLKPGPTVFPVKREDAVPFDFEGVWRAMEECHRLGLAKAIGVSNFTTSHLDKLLAAATVHPAVNQVELNPVWQQRKLRGYCAEKGIHVAAYSPLGGQNWNGDGNAVLDSEVLAEIAKARGKTIAQVALRWIYEQGVTPIVKSFSKERLKENLGIFDWWLADDDLRKIGQIPQKKIVRAETVLFSAEGEFTSADLADMEIVEE, encoded by the exons ATGGCCTCGACGACAGCGGCGGTGCCGGAGGTGGCGCTGCGGTCCGGCGGCGCGAGGCCCATGCCGGCGATCGGCATGGGCACCGCCACGTTCCCGGTGGTGCCGGAGACCACCGTGAAGGCCGTGCTGGAGGCGGTGGAGGTGGGCTACCGCCACTTCGACACGGCCGCCATGTACGCGACGGAGCGGCCCCTGGGCGAGGCCCTCGCGGAGGCGGTGCGCCGCGGGCTCCTGGCGTCCCGGGAGGAGGTGTTCGTCACGTCCAAGCTCTGGTGCACGCAGTGCCACCCGCACCTCGTGCTCCCGTCCCTCCGGGAGAGCCTCCA GAACCTGCAGATGGAGTACGTGGACCTGTACCTGATCCACTGGCCGATCAGCCTCAAGCCCGGGCCGACGGTGTTCCCGGTGAAGCGGGAGGACGCCGTCCCGTTCGACTTCGAGGGCGTGTGGCGGGCCATGGAGGAGTGCCACCGCCTCGGGCTCGCCAAGGCCATCGGCGTCAGCAACTTCACCACCAGCCACCTCGACAAGCTCCTcgccgctgccaccgtccatcctGCAGTCAACCAG GTGGAGCTGAACCCGGTCTGGCAGCAGAGGAAGCTGAGGGGGTACTGCGCCGAGAAGGGTATCCACGTGGCAGCCTACTCGCCGTTGGGAGGGCAGAACTGGAACGGCGACGGAAACGCCGTGCTGGACTCCGAGGTGCTCGCGGAGATCGCCAAGGCTAGAGGAAAGACCATCGCACAG GTAGCGCTAAGGTGGATCTACGAGCAAGGGGTGACCCCGATCGTCAAGAGCTTCAGCAAGGAGAGGCTCAAGGAGAACCTCGGGATCTTCGACTGGTGGCTCGCCGACGACGACCTGCGCAAGATCGGCCAGATTCCGCAGAAGAAGATCGTCAGAGCTGAAACCGTGCTGTTCTCGGCGGAGGGCGAGTTCACGTCGGCTGACCTCGCAGACATGGAAATTGTTGAGGAATAA